A DNA window from bacterium contains the following coding sequences:
- a CDS encoding T9SS type A sorting domain-containing protein — protein MLIIYFVVQLMGYFKQTDWSGDSGQTQWGDTSSYFDFNLIDGRTTKGNLKLYTPSGIWKASKELPIYQVNAIQTGDNGIIYLGCGVDSTRVIKLGNYGDSIIFNKVIQSGGNPGQVLSMIKLSNGNLVIGTERGDIFLFQDTVVIGHFQPGYRIQTLCKDSWIYAGMETGKIYWSTTNGVLWNLGDTSRIPGTNSIYNIKPFNGFLYACTQSSSGQGQLYKSVNNGRDWMIVNTFTGVEAVYSMAEDYEHNLYVSTGYSGKIFKSSNSGTSWQEIPSPWQTADFYSILCDSIGGVYVAGQCLGMSKSVKGMAFSTKNDGVNWDTVLEYPTGALPTRVLAMTQSNEGFMVIGGDTTVCFVSGYADSGWIVSSVYDAFDTLPRINNSLKFINIHYTCNAGDSIKVKVRSSKYPDSLGIWGNNVSNDSNPTKYGGAKNGDRYIQYKVNLKTNNGYKSPNLSEIYIKYSIDIEEPIIDSIILSDSSVKWNSYVLIYFNKYIDRFSVNSSNVDSIFRLNNNHSWRSDTGRGIIKAPGEWMTSSLLKIPLSTLRIGSGEGYCPTITLGDTVYPDSSVVKDTLGNPCLQPTIVSISVKPAISENNEKLYPELSITPNPFNQLSTIRYSVPFKSNVSIKIYNCVGRLSKVLLNEEKEKGTYFMRLENNNLTRGIYFVKFMMNDKIMGTKKVILVFPKGKKNEMSIL, from the coding sequence ATGCTCATAATATATTTTGTCGTTCAGTTAATGGGGTATTTTAAGCAAACTGACTGGAGTGGGGATTCCGGGCAAACTCAATGGGGAGATACTTCATCGTATTTTGATTTTAATTTAATAGACGGAAGAACTACGAAAGGGAATTTAAAATTATATACACCTTCGGGGATATGGAAAGCTTCAAAAGAACTGCCTATTTACCAGGTAAATGCCATTCAAACCGGGGATAATGGAATAATATATTTAGGTTGTGGAGTGGATAGCACAAGAGTAATTAAATTAGGAAACTACGGGGACAGTATTATATTTAATAAAGTGATTCAATCCGGTGGGAATCCGGGACAAGTATTATCAATGATAAAACTGTCAAATGGAAATCTTGTTATTGGAACTGAACGAGGAGATATATTCTTATTTCAAGATACAGTTGTTATAGGACATTTCCAACCAGGTTATAGGATTCAGACGTTATGTAAGGACAGTTGGATATATGCCGGGATGGAAACTGGAAAAATATACTGGTCAACGACTAATGGCGTGTTATGGAATTTAGGGGATACAAGTAGAATACCGGGGACAAATAGTATATATAATATTAAACCGTTTAACGGTTTTCTTTATGCGTGTACACAATCTTCAAGCGGGCAGGGACAGTTATACAAATCAGTAAATAATGGCAGGGATTGGATGATAGTAAACACTTTTACCGGTGTTGAGGCTGTTTATTCAATGGCAGAGGATTATGAACATAATTTATATGTTAGCACAGGGTATAGTGGAAAGATATTTAAGTCTTCTAATTCCGGGACTTCCTGGCAAGAAATACCGTCACCCTGGCAGACAGCTGACTTTTATTCTATTTTATGTGACTCTATAGGGGGAGTTTATGTTGCAGGACAATGTTTAGGAATGTCAAAAAGCGTTAAAGGAATGGCGTTTAGCACTAAAAATGACGGTGTAAATTGGGATACGGTTTTGGAATATCCGACAGGCGCATTACCCACAAGAGTACTTGCGATGACTCAATCAAATGAAGGTTTTATGGTTATAGGTGGGGACACGACTGTTTGTTTTGTTTCGGGGTATGCAGATTCAGGCTGGATAGTTTCTTCTGTTTATGATGCGTTTGATACTTTACCCAGAATAAATAACAGTCTAAAATTTATAAATATTCACTATACTTGTAATGCCGGAGATAGTATAAAAGTAAAGGTTCGATCATCTAAATATCCTGATTCCCTTGGTATTTGGGGTAACAATGTTTCTAACGATTCTAACCCTACAAAATATGGTGGGGCTAAAAATGGCGATAGATATATTCAATACAAAGTAAACTTAAAAACTAATAATGGTTATAAAAGTCCGAATTTGTCAGAAATTTACATAAAATATAGTATAGACATAGAAGAACCGATTATAGATTCTATTATTCTAAGCGACTCTTCCGTAAAATGGAATAGTTATGTGCTTATTTATTTTAATAAATATATTGATCGGTTTTCGGTTAATTCTTCCAATGTTGACAGTATTTTCAGATTAAATAATAACCATTCATGGAGAAGTGATACTGGAAGAGGCATTATAAAAGCTCCTGGGGAATGGATGACCTCTTCATTGTTAAAAATTCCTTTATCTACGTTAAGAATTGGTAGTGGCGAAGGATATTGTCCAACAATTACTCTGGGAGATACTGTGTATCCTGATTCTTCCGTCGTTAAAGATACTCTTGGAAATCCTTGTTTGCAACCTACAATTGTTAGTATTAGCGTAAAACCGGCAATAAGTGAGAATAATGAAAAATTATATCCGGAATTATCTATAACTCCGAATCCTTTCAACCAGTTATCAACAATAAGGTATAGTGTTCCTTTCAAAAGTAATGTTTCCATAAAGATATATAATTGTGTTGGACGCTTGTCAAAAGTTTTGCTTAATGAAGAAAAAGAAAAAGGAACATATTTTATGAGATTAGAAAATAATAATTTGACTAGAGGAATATATTTTGTTAAGTTCATGATGAATGATAAGATTATGGGTACAAAGAAAGTGATTTTAGTTTTCCCGAAAGGGAAAAAAAATGAAATGTCCATATTGTAG
- the accC gene encoding acetyl-CoA carboxylase biotin carboxylase subunit, with protein sequence MLKKILIANRGEIAIRIIRACKELGIKTVAIYSERDSNSLHTKFADESVCVGPSSSALSYLSIPNIISVCELTGVDGVHPGYGFLAESARFAEICEENGFKFIGPSPDAIMASGDKVNAKRVAKELGIPVIPGTADPVKSIEEAFEIANNTGYPIIIKAALGGGGRGMRVVTNSDDLQKLFLMAKQEAKLAFGDDKIYIEKYLENPRHIEVQILAADGEAIWLGERECSIQRRHQKLIEEAPSPVVNDADRVKLGAYAVKLAKAINYSSAGTLEFLRDKQGNFYFMEINARIQVEHPVTEMVTGIDIVKEQLKIAMENKLTLKQSDVKIKGHAIECRINAEDPLNGFRPCPGKIKALYIPGGPGIRIETHIYSGYDIPPDYDSLIAKLIAYDETRFQCIKRLERALSEFLVEGIYTTVAFHQNIIKEKDFIDGNFDVNFIEEHKANWDTVKT encoded by the coding sequence ATGCTGAAAAAAATACTTATTGCCAACCGTGGTGAAATTGCTATCAGAATTATCCGGGCCTGTAAGGAATTGGGTATAAAAACTGTAGCGATTTACTCGGAGCGTGATTCAAATTCTCTTCATACAAAATTTGCAGATGAATCGGTATGTGTAGGTCCTTCTTCGTCTGCATTATCCTATTTATCCATTCCGAATATAATCAGTGTATGTGAGCTAACGGGTGTAGATGGAGTGCATCCCGGGTATGGATTTTTAGCTGAAAGTGCTCGATTTGCGGAAATTTGTGAAGAAAATGGGTTTAAGTTCATAGGCCCTTCGCCGGATGCGATTATGGCATCGGGGGATAAAGTCAACGCTAAGAGAGTTGCGAAGGAACTCGGTATACCTGTTATTCCCGGGACTGCTGATCCTGTAAAATCCATAGAAGAAGCTTTTGAAATCGCAAACAATACGGGTTATCCCATTATAATAAAAGCGGCACTTGGTGGCGGTGGCAGGGGAATGAGAGTTGTAACCAATAGTGATGACTTACAAAAATTATTTTTAATGGCGAAACAAGAAGCCAAATTAGCATTTGGAGATGACAAAATATATATTGAAAAATATCTTGAAAATCCAAGACACATTGAAGTGCAGATTCTTGCGGCGGATGGAGAAGCTATATGGCTTGGTGAAAGGGAATGTTCTATCCAGAGAAGACATCAAAAATTAATAGAGGAAGCGCCTTCGCCTGTAGTCAATGATGCAGATCGCGTAAAGTTGGGCGCATATGCCGTTAAATTAGCTAAAGCAATTAATTACAGTTCAGCCGGGACTCTTGAGTTTTTGCGTGATAAACAGGGGAATTTTTATTTTATGGAAATAAATGCAAGAATCCAGGTTGAGCATCCCGTTACCGAGATGGTAACCGGGATTGATATTGTGAAAGAGCAATTAAAAATTGCAATGGAAAATAAATTAACTCTTAAACAATCGGACGTTAAAATTAAAGGGCATGCCATAGAATGTAGAATTAACGCAGAAGACCCGTTAAACGGATTCAGACCTTGTCCCGGTAAAATTAAAGCGCTTTATATACCCGGTGGACCCGGTATTCGTATAGAAACCCACATATACAGTGGGTATGACATACCTCCGGATTATGATTCTTTAATTGCCAAGCTTATTGCTTATGATGAAACTCGTTTTCAGTGTATAAAGAGATTGGAACGAGCGTTAAGCGAGTTTTTAGTCGAAGGTATTTATACTACTGTTGCATTTCACCAGAATATAATAAAAGAAAAAGATTTCATTGATGGTAACTTTGATGTTAATTTCATAGAGGAGCATAAAGCTAACTGGGATACTGTAAAAACTTAG
- the accB gene encoding acetyl-CoA carboxylase biotin carboxyl carrier protein gives MQLNELKKLIKMLEESNVEEIEIKGFLGRTVRVTKKRADTKVVQGRVEKEAKVPEIPQISAVIPEPLEKVEIEPVMTPTAQPAPQASKTAEPQKNLVSINAPIIGTFYRASSPGAKPYIEVGDRVTTGKVVCILEAMKVMNEIEAEVSGVVREILVENGKPVEYGQPLFMLEC, from the coding sequence ATGCAACTAAACGAACTTAAGAAACTTATAAAAATGCTTGAGGAAAGTAATGTAGAGGAAATCGAAATAAAAGGCTTTTTAGGGAGAACTGTTCGCGTTACAAAGAAAAGAGCAGATACCAAAGTTGTCCAGGGAAGAGTAGAGAAAGAAGCCAAAGTCCCGGAAATACCTCAAATTAGTGCGGTAATCCCTGAGCCATTAGAAAAGGTAGAGATAGAACCAGTTATGACTCCTACGGCGCAGCCTGCACCTCAAGCGTCCAAAACTGCGGAACCGCAAAAAAACCTAGTTTCCATAAATGCACCTATTATAGGTACATTTTACCGTGCTTCTTCGCCCGGAGCGAAACCTTATATAGAGGTCGGAGATAGAGTTACCACCGGCAAGGTAGTGTGTATTCTTGAAGCAATGAAAGTAATGAATGAAATAGAGGCTGAAGTGTCCGGTGTAGTACGTGAAATACTCGTAGAAAATGGAAAGCCAGTTGAATATGGACAACCTTTATTTATGTTAGAATGCTGA
- the holA gene encoding DNA polymerase III subunit delta — protein sequence MIYTSKKNPYESYITELQKEIKPAYLITGDDGFSKTKFVEYIEKQLVKPDFRSIDRLLTYGDEINEDMLSWLWLMPFGSKKRLLIVRGAEVMLEKEYAGITSKIQSYLDKPSFSGVLVIVAEPLPKNKLKYKPKKELSFSNITTCEFKKLGGSDIGDTIKRKLRNEKVTMEKEGIGLLQEIFGNDLNMLRTEIDKIISFVAPSKEIKLNDVEAMQSYSLEGSIYNLTRLIGKRERTKAIETLELLLNLREKSGGEKANGVLWEIYKYFENLLKLKIHPEECKGGKFYYIKGEASLWEEESLVNALAKIFDAEFAIKTGKGDPDLVVTKLIYNLCS from the coding sequence ATGATCTATACATCGAAGAAAAATCCCTACGAGTCTTACATAACCGAACTACAAAAAGAGATAAAACCCGCTTACCTGATTACAGGGGACGACGGTTTTTCAAAAACAAAATTTGTAGAATATATAGAAAAGCAGCTTGTAAAACCTGATTTTCGTTCTATAGACAGACTTCTTACTTACGGGGACGAAATTAATGAGGATATGCTTTCGTGGTTATGGCTTATGCCTTTCGGTTCTAAAAAACGTTTACTAATAGTTAGGGGAGCCGAAGTAATGCTTGAAAAAGAATATGCAGGAATTACATCTAAGATTCAATCTTATCTTGATAAACCATCATTTTCCGGGGTTCTGGTAATAGTTGCCGAGCCGCTGCCTAAGAATAAATTAAAGTACAAACCTAAAAAAGAATTATCATTTAGTAACATTACAACTTGTGAATTTAAAAAATTAGGTGGAAGTGATATAGGGGATACGATTAAAAGGAAACTTAGAAACGAAAAAGTTACAATGGAAAAAGAAGGGATAGGGCTTCTACAGGAGATTTTTGGGAATGATTTGAATATGTTAAGAACGGAAATAGATAAAATTATTAGTTTTGTTGCGCCTTCAAAAGAGATAAAGCTAAATGATGTAGAAGCGATGCAATCGTATAGTCTAGAAGGCTCGATATATAACTTAACTCGTTTAATAGGCAAAAGAGAACGAACCAAAGCAATAGAGACATTGGAATTATTGCTTAATTTAAGGGAAAAATCAGGTGGGGAGAAAGCGAATGGCGTTTTATGGGAAATTTATAAATATTTTGAGAACCTGTTAAAACTAAAGATTCATCCTGAAGAATGTAAGGGTGGTAAATTCTATTATATAAAAGGGGAAGCTAGTTTATGGGAAGAAGAGAGTTTAGTTAATGCACTTGCAAAGATATTTGATGCTGAATTTGCAATTAAAACAGGTAAAGGAGATCCTGATCTTGTAGTAACAAAATTAATATATAATTTATGCTCATAA
- a CDS encoding DUF3467 domain-containing protein produces MEPQQPIGQQIQVELSEESGQGTYSNLAIVSHSPSEFIIDFTRILPGLKKAKVYSRIILTPSHAKALMHTLKDNIEKYEKQFGEIKINIDEHKEVGFRG; encoded by the coding sequence ATGGAACCACAGCAACCAATTGGGCAACAAATTCAAGTAGAGCTTAGTGAAGAGTCGGGTCAGGGGACATATTCAAATTTAGCAATTGTCTCACATTCTCCTTCGGAATTTATTATTGATTTTACGAGAATTTTACCGGGACTTAAAAAAGCTAAAGTTTATTCAAGGATTATACTCACTCCTTCGCATGCAAAAGCTCTTATGCATACCTTAAAGGATAACATAGAAAAGTATGAAAAACAGTTTGGCGAAATAAAAATTAATATAGATGAACATAAAGAAGTAGGATTCAGGGGATAA